Part of the Coriobacteriaceae bacterium genome is shown below.
CACAACTCGCCTGGCCACGGCGTCGACGACTACTTCGCCTGCCTCAAGGAGGGCATCACCGACATCTGCATGCCGGTCGATGACGACGGCAAGTTCTACACCGGCGAGGAGTTTGGCACCGGTGGTCCCTTCAGCGGCATGGATACCGATGAGGCCAACCCGCATATCATCGAGTTCCTGCGCGAGCGCGGCACCCTGGTTCTCGAGAAAAAGATCACGCACAGCTATCCGCACTGCTGGCGCTGCAAGCACCCGGTGCTCTTCCGTGCTACTGACCAGTGGTTCGTCTCGATGGACAAGACCGGTTTGCGCGAGCAGGCTGGCAAAGAGGTCCGCGAGAACGTCAAGTGGTATCCGGCCCACGCGGTCAACCGCATCGGTGCCATGGTCGAGCAGCGTCCCGACTGGTGCATCAGCCGTCAGCGCAACTGGGGCGTGCCTATCCCCAGCTACACCTGCGCCGACTGCGGCGAGAAGGTCATGAACGACGCCACACTCGATGCCGTCATCAAGCTCTTCCATGAGAAGGGCTCCGACGCCTGGTTCACCGACGCTCCCGAGAGCTACCTGGGCGAGGCCTGTGTTTGCCCCAAGTGCGGCGGTCATCACCTCAAGGCCGATAAGGACATCCTCGACGTGTGGTGGGACTCCGGCGTGTCTTGGAAGGCCGTCTGCGAGTATCGCCCCGAGCTTGAGTACCCGGCGGACGTGTACCTCGAGGGTTCCGACCAGCACCGCGGTTGGTTCCAGAGCTCGCTGCTCACCTCGGTGGGCGCCAACGGCCACGCTCCGTACAAGGCGGTCGTCTCGCAGGGCTTCACCCTCGACGGCCAGGGCCGTAAGATGTCCAAGTCGCTCGGCAACGTCATCGACCCCAACAAGGTCTGTGACGAGATGGGCGCCGACATCATCCGTCTGTGGGTCGCCTCCGTCGACACCAGTTCAGACGTTTCCATCGACCACGAGATTCTCGCTCGTACGTCCGATGCCTACCGTCGTTTCCGCAACACGCTGCGCTTCCTGCTCTCCGAGCTTGAGGGTCAGTTTGAGCCCGAGACTGACGGCGTCGCCTTTGCCGACCTGCTGCCGCTCGACAAGCTCATGGTTGCTCGTCTGACCCAGGTCCAGGCCGAGGTCGACGACGCTTACTCTTGCTACGAGTTCCCGCGCGCCTACCGTGCGCTCTACGACTTTGTTGTTACCGAGCTTTCCAACGTGTACCTCGACGCTCTGAAGGACCGTCTGTACTGCGACAAGCCCGGCTCGCTCGAGCGCCGCAGCGCCCAGACCGTGCTCGCCGAGCTCTTCTCGATGCTCATGCGCGACCTGCAGCCGATCCTGTCCTACACGGTCGACGAGGCCATGGCCTATGCGCCCGCCGGCTGCGTCGATCACCAGAAGTACGCCGCGCTGCTTGATTGGTACAAGTCGCCTATCACGGTCGACGAGGCCAATGAGTTTGAGGGCGTGCTCGAGGCTTCGCTCGAGCTCCGTAGCGCCGTGACCAAGGCCCTTGAGGATGCCCGTTCCGCTGGCACCTTCACCAAGAGCCAGCAGGTCCGCGTCAAGGCGGTCGTTCCCGCCGAGATGTACGCGCTGCTGACCGGTGACAAAGCCGTCGACCTGGCCGAGTTCTACATCGTCTCCGATGTTGAGCTGACCCAGGGCGAGGAGCTTTCCGTTGCTATTGAGGCTGCCGAGGGCGAGTGCTGCGACCGTTGCTGGAACTATCGCACCACCGTCGGCGAGTACAACGGCCACGCGCATATTTGCAAGCGCTGCGCTGATGCTTTGTAGGTTACGGCGTTCGTAGAACGCCGTAACCTACCGACGCTGTGCGGGCCGCATTTGGACAATCTGACGTTCAATTTCAAGGGCGCGACCGAAAGGTCAGCGCCCTTTCATTTCACGTCACCTTGTCTCAAATGCGACCCGCTCGCTCATTTATGCTCTACCTGCGGTGTTTCCGTTCTTGGGAGATTTGTCGCTTCTTGCTTGCGTCAATGTATGATTATCTACTGCGTTAAACGGAATTCGATTATCTGAGGGTTGGGGATTGATTTGGGTCGTACTGGGGATATGACGCCGCCTTTGCGTTGGCGGCTAGGTGTTGCTGGTGGGGTAGCGCTCGTTGTGTTGCTTGTTGACCAGCTGACCAAGCTTGCGGTTCGTTCCGTGGGCGATGCCCT
Proteins encoded:
- the ileS gene encoding isoleucine--tRNA ligase yields the protein MANEYKQTMNLPKTGFPMRAGLSKSEPKRLKDWQDNKVYEQVLKKNEGHKKFVLHDGPPYANGPIHIGHAMNKISKDMINRYWMMQGYEVPYVPGWDCHGQPIEHKVEEKLGTEKFNQTPTAKIRELCNEFAVENIELQKAGFRRLGVLGDWDNPYLTLYHQHDAADIEVFKAMFDKGMIYRGHKPVHWCKHCHTALAEAEIEYSDETSPSIFVRFEMTSKPDGLENFDGPVDFIIWTTTPWTIPSDQAVSLKPGAAYVAVEHDGRAEVMLEDLAPKCCEEFGWEYTPVMVAGKPYVVPAETFHHIHYKQPIFDGVEGVALLADYVGVDDGTGIVHNSPGHGVDDYFACLKEGITDICMPVDDDGKFYTGEEFGTGGPFSGMDTDEANPHIIEFLRERGTLVLEKKITHSYPHCWRCKHPVLFRATDQWFVSMDKTGLREQAGKEVRENVKWYPAHAVNRIGAMVEQRPDWCISRQRNWGVPIPSYTCADCGEKVMNDATLDAVIKLFHEKGSDAWFTDAPESYLGEACVCPKCGGHHLKADKDILDVWWDSGVSWKAVCEYRPELEYPADVYLEGSDQHRGWFQSSLLTSVGANGHAPYKAVVSQGFTLDGQGRKMSKSLGNVIDPNKVCDEMGADIIRLWVASVDTSSDVSIDHEILARTSDAYRRFRNTLRFLLSELEGQFEPETDGVAFADLLPLDKLMVARLTQVQAEVDDAYSCYEFPRAYRALYDFVVTELSNVYLDALKDRLYCDKPGSLERRSAQTVLAELFSMLMRDLQPILSYTVDEAMAYAPAGCVDHQKYAALLDWYKSPITVDEANEFEGVLEASLELRSAVTKALEDARSAGTFTKSQQVRVKAVVPAEMYALLTGDKAVDLAEFYIVSDVELTQGEELSVAIEAAEGECCDRCWNYRTTVGEYNGHAHICKRCADAL